The following coding sequences are from one Gossypium raimondii isolate GPD5lz chromosome 4, ASM2569854v1, whole genome shotgun sequence window:
- the LOC105780012 gene encoding pectin acetylesterase 5 isoform X2 yields MYFSLICLFLRLLYISQQVMLHSSINNSQSWLLTVCLDGSLPGYHFQKGFGSGSNHWLLHIEGGGWCNSIETCEIRKRTALGSSKYMDPLIPFDGILSHQSSQNPDFYNWNIVKMRYCDGASLAGHPESEFKNGTKLFFRGQLIWEAIMSELLSLGLSKAKQALLTGCSAGGLATLIHCDDFRAHLPKDATVKCLADAGFFLDEPDILGNRTMSNFYHDVVQLQGVAKSLHKKCITEMEPSKCIFPQQIIKNIRTPLFIVNPAYDFWQIQHVLVPAGSDPDGYWRRCRLSIQKCDSTQIENLQGFRSSLLKAVSKLQHDKEGGMFINSCFVHCQTWMAETWHSSNSPRINNKTIAESVGDWYFNRKVTKEIDCPYPCNPTCYHMDFTQPS; encoded by the exons atgtattttagtcTCATTTGTCTCTTTTTGCGGCTCCTCTACATTTCACAGCAGGTCATGCTTCATTCCAGCATTAACAATAGCCAAAGCTGGCTTCTGACGG TTTGTTTAGATGGAAGTTTACCTGGATACCATTTTCAGAAGGGCTTTGGTTCTGGCTCTAACCATTGGCTTCTCCACATTGAG GGTGGAGGTTGGTGTAATTCAATAGAAACCTGCGAGATTCGAAAAAGAACAGCTTTGGGTTCCTCTAAGTACATGGATCCCCTAATTCCATTCGATGGGATTTTAAGCCATCAATCTTCGCAAAATCCTG aTTTTTACAATTGGAACATTGTTAAGATGCGTTACTGTGATGGTGCATCTTTAGCTGGCCACCCTGAAAGTGAGTTCAag AATGGAACTAAGCTTTTCTTCAGAGGCCAACTCATTTGGGAAGCCATTATGAGTGAACTCTTATCACTTGGCTTGTCTAAGGCCAAACAG GCACTTCTTACAGGATGCTCTGCTGGAGGTTTGGCAACTCTTATACATTGTGATGACTTTCGAGCTCATCTGCCAAAGGATGCCACTGTCAAGTGTCTTGCTGATGCAGGTTTTTTCCTTGATGA GCCAGATATTCTTGGAAATCGCACCATGAGTAATTTCTACCATGATGTTGTCCAACTACAG GGTGTAGCAAAAAGTTTGCACAAGAAATGTATCACAGAAATGGAGCCGTCCAAG TGCATCTTTCCTcaacaaattatcaaaaatattagGACCCCATTGTTCATTGTCAACCCCGCCTACGATTTTTGGCAG ATACAACACGTCTTAGTCCCTGCCGGATCGGATCCTGATGGCTACTGGAGAAGATGCAGATTGAGCATTCAGAAATGTGATTCTACCCAGATTGAAAATCTACAAG GTTTCCGTAGTTCCCTGCTTAAAGCAGTAAGTAAGCTCCAACATGACAAGGAAGGAGGGATGTTCATAAATTCTTGCTTTGTTCATTGCCAAACATGGATGGCTGAGACATGGCATTCATCCAATTCTCCAAGAATCAACAATAAG ACCATTGCAGAGTCTGTAGGTGATTGGTACTTCAACCGTAAAGTAACGAAGGAGATTGATTGCCCTTATCCTTGCAATCCCACTTGCTATCACATGGACTTCACTCAACCTTCATGA
- the LOC105780012 gene encoding pectin acetylesterase 5 isoform X3: protein MLHSSINNSQSWLLTVCLDGSLPGYHFQKGFGSGSNHWLLHIEGGGWCNSIETCEIRKRTALGSSKYMDPLIPFDGILSHQSSQNPDFYNWNIVKMRYCDGASLAGHPESEFKNGTKLFFRGQLIWEAIMSELLSLGLSKAKQALLTGCSAGGLATLIHCDDFRAHLPKDATVKCLADAGFFLDEPDILGNRTMSNFYHDVVQLQGVAKSLHKKCITEMEPSKCIFPQQIIKNIRTPLFIVNPAYDFWQIQHVLVPAGSDPDGYWRRCRLSIQKCDSTQIENLQGFRSSLLKAVSKLQHDKEGGMFINSCFVHCQTWMAETWHSSNSPRINNKTIAESVGDWYFNRKVTKEIDCPYPCNPTCYHMDFTQPS, encoded by the exons ATGCTTCATTCCAGCATTAACAATAGCCAAAGCTGGCTTCTGACGG TTTGTTTAGATGGAAGTTTACCTGGATACCATTTTCAGAAGGGCTTTGGTTCTGGCTCTAACCATTGGCTTCTCCACATTGAG GGTGGAGGTTGGTGTAATTCAATAGAAACCTGCGAGATTCGAAAAAGAACAGCTTTGGGTTCCTCTAAGTACATGGATCCCCTAATTCCATTCGATGGGATTTTAAGCCATCAATCTTCGCAAAATCCTG aTTTTTACAATTGGAACATTGTTAAGATGCGTTACTGTGATGGTGCATCTTTAGCTGGCCACCCTGAAAGTGAGTTCAag AATGGAACTAAGCTTTTCTTCAGAGGCCAACTCATTTGGGAAGCCATTATGAGTGAACTCTTATCACTTGGCTTGTCTAAGGCCAAACAG GCACTTCTTACAGGATGCTCTGCTGGAGGTTTGGCAACTCTTATACATTGTGATGACTTTCGAGCTCATCTGCCAAAGGATGCCACTGTCAAGTGTCTTGCTGATGCAGGTTTTTTCCTTGATGA GCCAGATATTCTTGGAAATCGCACCATGAGTAATTTCTACCATGATGTTGTCCAACTACAG GGTGTAGCAAAAAGTTTGCACAAGAAATGTATCACAGAAATGGAGCCGTCCAAG TGCATCTTTCCTcaacaaattatcaaaaatattagGACCCCATTGTTCATTGTCAACCCCGCCTACGATTTTTGGCAG ATACAACACGTCTTAGTCCCTGCCGGATCGGATCCTGATGGCTACTGGAGAAGATGCAGATTGAGCATTCAGAAATGTGATTCTACCCAGATTGAAAATCTACAAG GTTTCCGTAGTTCCCTGCTTAAAGCAGTAAGTAAGCTCCAACATGACAAGGAAGGAGGGATGTTCATAAATTCTTGCTTTGTTCATTGCCAAACATGGATGGCTGAGACATGGCATTCATCCAATTCTCCAAGAATCAACAATAAG ACCATTGCAGAGTCTGTAGGTGATTGGTACTTCAACCGTAAAGTAACGAAGGAGATTGATTGCCCTTATCCTTGCAATCCCACTTGCTATCACATGGACTTCACTCAACCTTCATGA
- the LOC105780012 gene encoding pectin acetylesterase 5 isoform X1 yields MANPRLRGWRKWAKKDWAIAAVGFTIILFALTLLFDSRNPTSSSSSTFNLPSNHLIPLTLLHRAKATGAFCLDGSLPGYHFQKGFGSGSNHWLLHIEGGGWCNSIETCEIRKRTALGSSKYMDPLIPFDGILSHQSSQNPDFYNWNIVKMRYCDGASLAGHPESEFKNGTKLFFRGQLIWEAIMSELLSLGLSKAKQALLTGCSAGGLATLIHCDDFRAHLPKDATVKCLADAGFFLDEPDILGNRTMSNFYHDVVQLQGVAKSLHKKCITEMEPSKCIFPQQIIKNIRTPLFIVNPAYDFWQIQHVLVPAGSDPDGYWRRCRLSIQKCDSTQIENLQGFRSSLLKAVSKLQHDKEGGMFINSCFVHCQTWMAETWHSSNSPRINNKTIAESVGDWYFNRKVTKEIDCPYPCNPTCYHMDFTQPS; encoded by the exons ATGGCAAATCCTAGGCTCCGTGGGTGGAGAAAGTGGGCGAAGAAGGATTGGGCGATCGCAGCCGTGGGATTCACCATCATTCTCTTCGCTCTCACTCTCCTCTTCGATTCTCGAAACCccacctcctcctcctcctctacCTTCAATCTCCCCTCCAACCATCTCATTCCTTTGACTTTGCTCCACAGAGCCAAAGCGACAGGCGCTT TTTGTTTAGATGGAAGTTTACCTGGATACCATTTTCAGAAGGGCTTTGGTTCTGGCTCTAACCATTGGCTTCTCCACATTGAG GGTGGAGGTTGGTGTAATTCAATAGAAACCTGCGAGATTCGAAAAAGAACAGCTTTGGGTTCCTCTAAGTACATGGATCCCCTAATTCCATTCGATGGGATTTTAAGCCATCAATCTTCGCAAAATCCTG aTTTTTACAATTGGAACATTGTTAAGATGCGTTACTGTGATGGTGCATCTTTAGCTGGCCACCCTGAAAGTGAGTTCAag AATGGAACTAAGCTTTTCTTCAGAGGCCAACTCATTTGGGAAGCCATTATGAGTGAACTCTTATCACTTGGCTTGTCTAAGGCCAAACAG GCACTTCTTACAGGATGCTCTGCTGGAGGTTTGGCAACTCTTATACATTGTGATGACTTTCGAGCTCATCTGCCAAAGGATGCCACTGTCAAGTGTCTTGCTGATGCAGGTTTTTTCCTTGATGA GCCAGATATTCTTGGAAATCGCACCATGAGTAATTTCTACCATGATGTTGTCCAACTACAG GGTGTAGCAAAAAGTTTGCACAAGAAATGTATCACAGAAATGGAGCCGTCCAAG TGCATCTTTCCTcaacaaattatcaaaaatattagGACCCCATTGTTCATTGTCAACCCCGCCTACGATTTTTGGCAG ATACAACACGTCTTAGTCCCTGCCGGATCGGATCCTGATGGCTACTGGAGAAGATGCAGATTGAGCATTCAGAAATGTGATTCTACCCAGATTGAAAATCTACAAG GTTTCCGTAGTTCCCTGCTTAAAGCAGTAAGTAAGCTCCAACATGACAAGGAAGGAGGGATGTTCATAAATTCTTGCTTTGTTCATTGCCAAACATGGATGGCTGAGACATGGCATTCATCCAATTCTCCAAGAATCAACAATAAG ACCATTGCAGAGTCTGTAGGTGATTGGTACTTCAACCGTAAAGTAACGAAGGAGATTGATTGCCCTTATCCTTGCAATCCCACTTGCTATCACATGGACTTCACTCAACCTTCATGA